ATTTTGGGAAATGGGGGGTGTAAAGAGCATAGTGgaataaaattatcattttttgagtatttgattattattattattattattattattataaaataaaaataaaatacgagAAGTGGGtaactttctctctctttttttggtTAGTTTCATACTCTTTCTTCTTACAATTTCTGcgttcagtttcgtttttatttgttaatttgatGCCTTTTTTGCAGATTTTTCAATGGAAAGGTGGAGTGGAGTTTTGAGTGTTCCCTTGTGTTCTAACAGTGGGACATTCTATAGAGTTGGTGCATCTCTTTGTCTTTCTTCTGAAACCACAACTTTTACTGTAAGTTTCGTTCTTTAAATTGGATCCCAAAGGTTATGCAAAAATGGACGAGTTTTTGTTCTATAAGCTTTGAGTATCTACATATCTTAGCTTTGCTTTTCTGCAAAATTAAAAAATCATACTATGAATTGAATGTAAGCTATCTTTAAACCACTTAATTAAGATTTTTGAGAGTTTCACATCAGACAATATGTTGTCTGaacatatgtttataagtgtAGTAGTCAATACTAGATAGCGGCGTGGAGCAGCCGATCCCAAAAATGGGCTAGTGGGATGACTGTTATTCGGTCATTTGTTTGGAAAAATGATATAAATAGTAATTATAAACCTAGGAAGTACGAGGGAAGAACGTAGCGCAGAGAGAGGTGATGGAGAAACTTGTGatttttcttttgaacaactaGTGTAGCAATGTCAATGAAGGAATGTTAGGGTTGAGTATCaactcaaatttgattgaaaaatccaaAATTACCTTTAAAACGTTTTAAATTTAAGGgattatttaagtttttttaggGGAAAAGAATAATGGGACGTAAACCGCTCCGCCCCTACTTTCCGTTAATTACCCTATAGAGACCACTGTAGTGTTTTGCACTGCTAAGGCTCTTCCCATAGTAGCCGACCTCCGTTATAGCAATATATTGCCGCTATTAACTACTCAATTTATTAGTGGAAACAATCTTAATTTTATAAGCCAGTTTTATAGGAATGAGTTATACACAAGTTCAGATGTAGatgccggttttgtagggataaGTGGGGAATTCCTATGTAGGGATGTATATCCATGCATCAAGTCCATATGTGGCCCAACATAGGAAAATAAGGTGAGAAGAAGTTACTGACATGTTATAACctgttttcatttatttatgcCAATTGATAAGTTGAAATAAAACAATCCATAGCAGTGGTGAACTTATTCTCCTTATACCCAGAACCATGGTCGAATTTATTGAACGAAGGAGTTATATTATGTTTCTACAATTGGGAAAATGTGAAATAGGAATATTTTTTTCTTGTGGTTACAACTTACAACTTCAAATTAAGAAGTAACTATGGACTGTTCCATTTTCTTTGTTAAGTAAACTCTTCAAATATGTACATTACTGTTTTCTTTTTTGCATATCAAGCAAATATTGTCTTCTGATCTTTTTACAGGTGCCTAATGCAAATGCCATATTTTTCTGTGGTGATCGAGTTGAAAAGACTCGTAATCCATTGATTGAGAAGTTATCAGATTTACAGAAACTATCTGAAATCGTCGTGTCAAAATTTGGTTCTTCCATCAATGCTTGGGTAATCGAGGCTTCTGTTTTCAATGGACCTTTTGCGGTCTATAACGACTTTATACCATCGGTGAATCAATATGGAGAGCCAAAGCATTACTGTCCAATTGGATTCCCGGCATCTACGTCAATTGTCGCACTCCTATCTAATTGCCTTGAACAAGTACAAACTACTTTTTTCCCTCCTTAGATTTTGCTATGCTATGGTTTTAGCTACTGCTACTTTCCGAGAACGGTTTCAATATTCTGAATTTTCTTGTAATGCAGGTAAGAAAAATAATTTCGGGAAGGCAAGTAGACACTCCTTCCTGTAGTTTACATCAACCTAAGACATTCATCCTTGGATTTAGCAAAGGCGGAACTGTACTTAATCAGATGGTTACTGAACTCGGCTTCTCGGACATTGGATCCAATGTAAATTCAGCTGATGCGGAAACTTGCATAGTACCTAAAACAAAGGAAGCTTTACTAAACAGCATCAGTGAAATACATTATGTTGATGTTGGTTTGAACTCAACCGGTGCATACTTAACAAACCGCAATGTGTTTGAGAGGATCTCGGAAAAACTCGTACAAGGATCTCCTCGACTTCGTTTTGTCCTTCACGGAACCCCGAGGCAGTGGAATGACAAGCAGCGAGACTGGATACGGAAGGAGAAGGACGAAATGCTGCTTCTGCTTGAATCGGAAGCTGGCAAAAGCAGGGGAAAGCTAGAAGTTTTATCGAGGTATTATTTTGCTGATAAGCCTCCAAATTTGCAGATGCACTTTGAAATAATTGAGAGTTTAGATGTAAGTTAGTACTTCACTACACATAGGTATGCTGAAAACGTGTTACTTATCAGGATGATTGTGtgtatataaataaatgttgttCCACTGGAATGATTATATTATTGCATTGAAACTCATAACCGAATTAACAAGAAAATATCAGAAACAGTTAGGAAAATTAATAACTCAATCATTACTAGTTAATCATAGCCATTAGATCAACTTCCTAGTACAAAATAAAACATAGTTCTTAGTGTTTCAGAAACAATCAAATCAAGAAAATATAAGTTTACAGTCTCTTGGACAGATAGATAATTTATGTAATATTTCAtcctttgtgtttttgcttatggAAGAGGAGCAGCGAATTGTCATGGAACTTAATACTTTTGAGTTCCGCATAATGTAGTCTGCAAATTTAAGCTCACACTCTGTGCCTCTCCAGAGTCTAAACAAACAAGTTCTGAGCTGAGATAAAAGACATTCTGGAACGACAGGTGGATCCTCCCAATTCTT
The Vicia villosa cultivar HV-30 ecotype Madison, WI linkage group LG6, Vvil1.0, whole genome shotgun sequence genome window above contains:
- the LOC131608760 gene encoding uncharacterized protein LOC131608760, giving the protein MERWSGVLSVPLCSNSGTFYRVGASLCLSSETTTFTVPNANAIFFCGDRVEKTRNPLIEKLSDLQKLSEIVVSKFGSSINAWVIEASVFNGPFAVYNDFIPSVNQYGEPKHYCPIGFPASTSIVALLSNCLEQVRKIISGRQVDTPSCSLHQPKTFILGFSKGGTVLNQMVTELGFSDIGSNVNSADAETCIVPKTKEALLNSISEIHYVDVGLNSTGAYLTNRNVFERISEKLVQGSPRLRFVLHGTPRQWNDKQRDWIRKEKDEMLLLLESEAGKSRGKLEVLSRYYFADKPPNLQMHFEIIESLDVS